In Penicillium oxalicum strain HP7-1 chromosome I, whole genome shotgun sequence, a single window of DNA contains:
- a CDS encoding Isopenicillin N epimerase component 2, translating into MRAAPFITDSLPLPPTGPFAGLLLADYGASVLRVDRPAAVNMDSLTRRKSSIKLDLREPKSKEMLLRLLTATDILIDPFRPGVLERLGLSPTEVLLRHNPRLIVARMTGFRRDGKYKDMAGHDINYIAVSGVLSMLGRAGDKPYAPGNILGDFAGGGAICFLGILLALLARNSTGRGQVVEANMVDGSAYLATFPRVASKNPSWNQPRGENLLDSGCPYYDTYETKDSGRYFAVGALEPQFYAALLRGLGLDAARLPAREDRKNWPVLRDIFTRRFKEKTRAEWEAVFDGTDACATPVLEHGELEASGYEQRPAVHLSYTPGHPIPADEGGWTGGGLEPGEGGVETLCSWMGWEAGRDFQVREDGALVSVGDRAKL; encoded by the coding sequence ATGCGCGCCGCCCCCTTCATTACTGACAGTCTACCTTTGCCTCCTACAGGGCCCTTTGCTGGTCTCCTCCTCGCAGACTATGGCGCCAGTGTTCTTCGTGTTGACCGGCCCGCGGCGGTCAACATGGATTCACTGACGCGTCGCAAAAGCTCGATCAAACTGGACCTGCGAGAACCCAAATCCAAAGAGATGCTTCTTCGCCTCCTGACTGCCACGGATATCTTGATTGACCCCTTCCGACCCGGTGTTCTTGAGCGACTCGGCCTCTCGCCCACTGAGGTCCTTCTCCGGCACAATCCACGATTGATCGTCGCGCGAATGACCGGCTTCCGCCGCGACGGAAAATACAAGGATATGGCGGGCCATGACATCAACTATATCGCGGTGTCCGGTGTGCTCTCCATGCTTGGCCGGGCAGGCGATAAGCCCTACGCCCCGGGCAATATCCTCGGGGATTTCGCCGGCGGCGGGGCGATCTGTTTCCTGGGCATTCTGCTCGCACTGCTTGCGCGCAACAGCACCGGTCGAGGCCAGGTTGTCGAAGCCAACATGGTGGACGGGTCCGCATACCTGGCGACCTTTCCTCGGGTAGCCTCGAAAAATCCCTCATGGAATCAGCCCCGCGGCGAGAACCTTCTCGACAGTGGGTGTCCCTACTATGATACGTACGAGACCAAGGACAGTGGGAGGTACTTTGCGGTGGGTGCCCTGGAGCCACAATTCTATGCCGCCCTGCTGCGTGGTCTAGGCCTGGACGCGGCGAGGTTACCGGCGCGCGAAGATCGCAAGAATTGGCCCGTGCTTCGGGACATTTTCACCCGTCGGTTCAAGGAAAAGACCCGCGCGGAGTGGGAGGCTGTCTTTGACGGGACAGATGCGTGTGCGACGCCCGTGTTGGAACACGGCGAGCTGGAGGCGAGTGGATACGAGCAGCGTCCGGCTGTTCATCTCTCTTACACGCCGGGCCATCCCATCCCAGCCGATGAAGGCGGGTGGACTGGTGGCGGTCTTGAACCGGGTGAAGGTGGGGTGGAGACGCTTTGCTCATGGATGGGATGGGAGGCTGGTCGGGATTTTCAGGTGCGAGAGGACGGTGCCTTGGTCTCGGTGGGAGATAGGGCTAAACTATAA
- a CDS encoding Endochitinase A produces MVFTKTIAAIAALSSLVVPSIALNVDAKTNVAVYWGQGPDQKRLRDFCAETDLDIINLAFVNGFPAGVNAYPGSNFGNQCDGTKYPNSDLLSGCHQIVNDIPVCKAMGKTLMLSIGGAYTTGQVTNDAQARWFADFLWYSFGPVNTAVANQYPRPFGDNSVDGFDFDIEHGGPVGWKTMIDRLRFRFQEHADKKFYISAAPQCTTPDAQLGSAIANSALDFIWVQFYNTPGCSARDFADGTGHFNFDEWAAIIKASPNPNAKLFIGLPAAPAAANQGYYLEASEVYTLVRWYMAWYPDIFGGVMLWEATYAENNKNAAGLTYYEQVKEILKSCAPPPPPVQTTTIIVTPTPVHTSAASTSTPADTTSTVVVSSSSSSSSAVVSSSTPVVHTSSTPVISSTSTPVLSHTSTPAGSSPVGSSSSTPVVSHTSTPVGSGSSTPVVSPTSTPVGSGSSTPVVSHTSTPVGSGSSTPVVSHTSTPVGSGSSTPVVSHTSTPVGSGSSTPVVSPTSTPVGSGSSTPVVSHTSTPVGSGSSTPVVSPTSTPVGSGSSTPVVSPTSTPVGSGSSTPVVSHTSTPVGSGSSTPVVSHTSTPAGSIPVGSGSSTPAGSTPVVSHTSTPVGSGSSTPLVSHTSTPAGSSPAGPTSTPVGSGSVTSSSVPVVSGSSTPLIPSQSTTTSSVPAGPSSSDCDDSSTSVTGTHTETSLGLSTTSSAVSASATSGTHGTGSSTSSDVGAIGTSSATTVPGATGSGPSGITSTVNISPSVTTAPTSTTPAAVTTVIVTSYTDICPTGFTTITTTITTTVCPEATASVTGPAGSVATTTPSIPEGWTTTVTVCTHCAATPTTVTLTKPMSTPAVQTTSVPLAPEGTETVTEAWTTTVSFCKECGPTGSTVTVTVPYTVLATPTGASAGTAAPGAPGASGPGTTMTGTIVYAPTQVINKHINSASSRPVSSESSIAHQPTRTPTFTVRPTGTSSQSQSTASASPEGVSPVFNGAVSRSGATNFAAIFMTLFASFAIFL; encoded by the exons ATGGTTTTCACCAAAACAATCGCCGCCATTGCGGCTCTGTCTTCTCTTGTGGTTCCCAGTATTGCGTTGAATGTGGATGCCAAGACGAATGTTGCTGTCTACTGG GGCCAAGGACCGGACCAGAAGCGTCTTCGGGACTTTTGTGCGGAGACCGACCTCGACATCATCAACCTCGCCTTCGTCAATGGCTTTCCCGCCGGAGTGAACGCCTATCCCGGCTCCAACTTTGGAAACCAATGCGATGGGACCAAGTACCCCAACTCTGATCTGCTCTCGGGCTGTCATCAGATTGTGAATGACATCCCTGTCTGTAAGGCCATGGGCAAGACCCTCATGCTGTCCATTGGTGGTGCATACACGACCGGTCAGGTCACCAACGACGCCCAGGCCAGATGGTTTGCCGACTTTTTGTGGTACTCGTTTGGTCCCGTGAACACGGCTGTTGCCAATCAGTACCCCCGTCCGTTCGGTGACAACTCCGTCGACGGATTCGACTTTGATATCGAGCACGGTGGTCCCGTTG GCTGGAAGACTATGATCGATCGTCTTCGATTCCGCTTCCAGGAGCACGCCGACAAGAAGTTCTACATCTCCGCGGCTCCCCAGTGTACCACTCCCGATGCTCAGCTTGGTAGTGCCATCGCCAATTCCGCTCTCGATTTCATCTGGGTGCAGTTCTACAACACCCCCGGGTGCTCTGCTCGCGACTTCGCCGACGGTACCGGCCACTTCAACTTCGATGAATGGGCCGCCATCATCAAGGCCAGCCCCAACCCGAACGCCAAGCTCTTCATCGGTCTTCCCGCCGCCCCCGCTGCCGCCAACCAGGGTTACTATCTGGAAGCCAGTGAGGTGTACACGCTTGTCCGCTGGTATATGGCTTGGTACCCGGATATCTTTGGTGGTGTCATGCTGTGGGAGGCGACCTATGCGGAGAACAACAAAAACGCTGCCGGTCTGACCTACTACGAGCAGGTGAAGGAGATCCTCAAAAGCTGtgctcctccccctcctcccgtgCAAACGACCACTATCATCGTGACTCCTACTCCGGTCCACACTTCTGCTGCCTCGACTTCCACTCCCGCAGACACTACCTCAACTGTAGTGGtttccagctcctcctcctcctcctccgccgtcGTGTCCAGCTCAACTCCTGTTGTGCACACCTCGTCTACCCCCGTGATTTCTAGCACTTCTACTCCCGTGTTGTCTCACACTTCGACGCCTGCCGGTTCAAGCCCCGTCGGTTCCAGCAGCTCAACGCCCGTCGTTTCGCACACCTCGACCCCCGTGggctctggatcttccactcctGTCGTCTCGCCCACTTCTACTCCTgttggctctggatcttccactccGGTTGTGTCTCACACCTCGACCCCcgttggctctggatcttccactcctGTCGTCTCGCACACTTCGACCCCcgttggctctggatcttccactcctGTCGTCTCGCACACTTCGACCCCcgttggctctggatcttccactcctGTCGTCTCGCCCACTTCTACTCCTgttggctctggatcttccactcctGTCGTCTCGCACACTTCGACCCCcgttggctctggatcttccactcctGTCGTCTCGCCCACTTCGACCCCcgttggctctggatcttccactcctGTCGTCTCGCCCACTTCTACTCCcgttggctctggatcttccactcctGTCGTCTCGCACACTTCGACCCCcgttggctctggatcttccactcctGTCGTCTCGCACACTTCGACGCCTGCCGGTTCAATCCCCGTTGGTTCTGGCAGCTCAACTCCCGCTGGCTCTACTCCTGTTGTGTCTCACACTTCTACTCCTgttggctctggatcttctACCCCCCTCGTCTCGCACACTTCGACCCCTGCCGGCTCCAGCCCAGCTGGACCTACATCGACTCCAGTCGGTTCCGGCTCTGTTACTTCCAGCTCGGTGCCTGTCGTCTCGGGCTCTTCGACTCCTCTGATTCCTTCCCAGTCGACAACTACCTCCAGCGTTCCGGCTGGTCCTTCCAGCTCCGACTGTGATGACAGCTCCACTTCGGTCACAGGTACTCACACCGAGACTTCACTCGGTTTGTCTACTACCTCGTCCGCTGTTTCCGCATCGGCGACTTCTGGCACCCACGGCACAGGCTCTTCGACTTCCTCGGATGTTGGTGCCATTGGCacttcctccgccaccacCGTCCCCGGCGCCACTGGAAGTGGACCCTCTGGCATCACTTCCACTGTCAACATTTCACCGTCCGTGACCACTGCGCCCACGTCGACCACGCCTGCTGCTGTCACCACCGTCATTGTGACCTCCTACACTGACATCTGCCCCACTGGtttcaccaccatcaccaccaccatcacaACGACCGTGTGCCCCGAGGCCACCGCCAGCGTGACCGGTCCTGCTGGCAGTGTTGCGACCACGACCCCCTCTATCCCCGAGGGTTGGACTACCACCGTCACCGTCTGCACTCACTGTGCTGCCACCCCGACTACCGTGACCCTGACCAAGCCCATGTCGACTCCCGCGGTACAGACCACCTCTGTGCCCTTGGCCCCGGAAGGTACTGAGACCGTCACCGAGGCTTGGACCACGACTGTGTCTTTCTGCAAGGAGTGTGGCCCTACCGGTTCGACTGTGACCGTCACGGTTCCCTACACCGTGTTGGCCACTCCGACCGGTGCCTCTGCCGGTACAGCCGCTCCTGGTGCTCCTGGAGCCTCCGGTCCCGGCACCACCATGACCGGCACTATTGTTTATGCTCCCACCCAGGTGATCAACAAGCACATCAACTCGGCTTCATCTCGGCCCGTCAGCTCGGAATCAAGCATTGCTCACCAGCCTACCCGTACCCCGACGTTCACCGTGCGTCCCACTGGCACTTCTTCTCAGAGCCAGTCCACGGCCAGTGCCTCCCCAGAAGGCGTGTCGCCCGTTTTCAATGGCGCTGTGTCTCGGTCGGGAGCCACCAACTTCGCGGCCATCTTCATGACCCTCTTTGCGTCTtttgccatcttcctctgA